The following proteins are encoded in a genomic region of Diabrotica virgifera virgifera chromosome 1, PGI_DIABVI_V3a:
- the LOC126881426 gene encoding uncharacterized protein LOC126881426: MNPLSQLLNSTDAGFSIKNNNNVVAKLNHLLYMDDLKLMASTRNQLDEMLKTVETFSNDISMHFGLDKCRILNIVRGKVQPGGFDMQNGQNIEAMGEEDMYKYLGVKQARKIDHKQMKTEITTEFIRRVKQLLRSHLNSRNLFKALNTYACSALSYSFGIVKWTKTDIEALQRKVRTHLTKAQKHHPKSAVERTTLPRNLGGRGLMDIGEQLDKQIANLRTYFQMQAETSTLHRAICAVDDTTPINLREPEMRINHLTKDEKLRAWMGKPLHGRHPNEVSQDYVDNIASNYWLTSGKMFPETEGSLLAIQDQVIPTRNYLKYIIKDPQVQNDRCRYGCQARETIQHLTGGCQAFAATEYKERHDAVAKILHQEIAIKLGLLQTDHIPYYQYVPESMLEDGNYKLYWDRTVLTDQTVAHNRPDLVLVNKLTRQTTLIDVAIPNNNNLRSKFTEKIAKYRDLEIQIRRQWRMQSTQTIPIIISTTGVIPKTLLESIKKLGLNEHLYKTMQKAVLLATARCVRKFLGDTPALKVT; encoded by the coding sequence atgaacccactatctcagctattgaactccacagatgcaggttttagcatcaaaaataacaacaatgtggtggcgaagcttaatcatttattgtacatggatgatttgaaattaatggcttccactcgaaaccaactcgacgagatgctaaaaactgtagaaactttttctaatgatattagtatgcacttcggactagacaagtgccgtattttaaatatagtcagaggaaaagtacagcccggaggattcgatatgcaaaatggccagaacatcgaggccatgggtgaagaagatatgtacaaatatcttggagtaaagcaagcgcggaaaattgaccataaacaaatgaaaacagagataactactgagtttatacgaagggtaaaacagctgcttcgctcacaccttaacagtagaaatttgtttaaggcactaaacacctacgcatgttccgcgcttagctactcatttggtattgttaagtggacaaaaacagatatagaagctcttcagcgaaaagtgcgaacacacctcacaaaggcacaaaaacaccatcctaaaagtgcagtagaaagaacaacattaccacggaatctaggaggaagaggacttatggatataggtgagcaattagataaacaaattgctaatttaagaacttattttcagatgcaggctgagacatctactctacatcgcgctatctgcgcagtagatgacacaacaccgatcaatctgagggaaccagaaatgcgcataaaccaccttactaaggacgaaaaactgcgcgcctggatgggtaaacctctgcacgggcgacatcccaatgaggtcagccaagactatgtcgacaatatagcgtcgaactactggttgacatcaggaaagatgttccctgaaacggagggttcattactggccattcaggatcaggttataccaaccagaaattacctgaaatatatcatcaaagaccctcaggttcaaaacgacagatgccgatatggatgtcaagcccgagaaaccatccaacatcttacagggggctgccaggcatttgctgcaactgaatacaaggaacggcatgatgcagtagcaaaaatccttcatcaagagatagctatcaagctgggacttctccaaacagaccatatcccgtattatcaatacgtccctgagagtatgcttgaggatggcaactacaagctatactgggaccgcactgtgctcacagaccaaacagtggcacataatagaccagatctcgtactagttaataaattaacaagacaaacaacactaattgatgtggcgatacctaacaacaataatctacgtagtaaatttactgaaaagatcgccaaatacagagatctagaaattcaaatacgaaggcaatggagaatgcaaagtacccagacgataccgattattatttctactactggagtcattccgaagaccctcctcgaaagcataaaaaagctgggtctgaatgaacatctttataagaccatgcagaaagctgtactactcgcgacggccagatgcgtacgaaaatttctgggagatacacctgcattaaaagtcacctag